The Clupea harengus chromosome 26, Ch_v2.0.2, whole genome shotgun sequence genome has a segment encoding these proteins:
- the LOC105913011 gene encoding zinc finger protein 70-like isoform X9 — protein sequence MDEITQHIDMMSHKQACLDLEKATQFITYALQHEVGRNQELCVLIRRLEEMEVETGRSLAEQAESNRQLKLKNDELQKHLEEKDNSLSQANQTVAFLKNELRDLHQQLRRQQSNHRTIQDVNESLQDGESQLKVEQMESYSSPLQSDQLTTAQESLVWSEPLVSAQESLVWSEPLVSSDAQSPLVLSSHHSLPVSSSAESPLVSSHTLVSADAQRLLEATVSGIKEEDADDGDEYNQPDRADPGTEQTPSPSEDIQTELMQEQEDKSSIPLVLCSKTDLSPTDPMSLSLSPVLCSKTDLSPSDHVSPVLCSKTDLSPTDPVFLARLRSVSVVLVDCCITQGQRGKNEEHHEEQLETRKGSSPSSPELPASPSISGTETEKCGNYSCSVCDKTFHFWTQFRLHQYIHTGRRPYCCTLCGKSYNQEGHLKVHQRTHTGERPYCCYLCGKSFNQEGHLKRHQRIHSGEKPYQCTQCGKSFIQDAHLKQHQRTHTGERPYHCTQCGKRFTQEGSLKLHQRIHTGESPYHCTQCGKSFTVEGSLKKHQRIHTGERPYHCTQCGKSFTQEGNLKQHRRIHTGEKPYHCTQCGKSFTQEGSLKKHQRIHTGERPYHCTQCGKSFTVEGSLKVHQRIHTGERPHHCTQCGKRFTREGDLKKHQRIHTGEKPHQCTQCGKSFTEGGNLKRHQLIHTGERPYQCTECGKTFTEGGGLKQHQRIHTGEKPHQCTQGSKSFTDKRYLKIHQHIHT from the exons gtggagactGGGCGGAGTCTGGCGGAGCAGGCAGAGTCAAACCGacagctgaagctgaagaaCGATGAACTACAGAAACACCTGGAGGAAAAAGACAACTCACTGTCACAAGccaaccag acTGTGGCTTTCCTGAAGAATGAACTAAGGGACCTGCATCAGCAGCTGCGAAGACAGCAGAGCAATCATag GACAATTCAGGATGTGAATGAGTCGCTGCAGGATGGGGAAAGCCAGTTAAAGGTTGAG CAAATGGAGAGTtacagctctcctctccaatcAGACCAGCTGACAACAGCTCAGGAGTCTCTGGTCTGGTCAGAACCACTGGTCTCAGCTCAGGAGTCTTTGGTCTGGTCAGAACCACTGGTCTCGTCTGATGCCCAGAGTCCACTGGTCTTATCGTCTCATCATAGTCTGCCTGTCTCATCCAGTGCTGAAAGTCCGCTGGTCTCGTCTCACACGCTGGTCTCAGCTGATGCTCAGAGGCTGCTGGAGGCTACTGTTTCTGGGATTAAAGAAGAAGATGCTGATGATGGAGATGAGTACAATCAGCCTG ACAGAGCTGACCCCGGGACCGAACAGACCCCCTCCCCATCTGAAGATATACAAACTGAACTGATGCAG GAACAGGAGGACAAATCCAGCATACCTCTTGTCCTTTGCTCCAAAACAGACCTGTCTCCCACAGAccccatgtctctgtctctgtctccagtcCTCTGCTCTAAAACAGACCTGTCCCCTTCAGACCATGTGTCTCCAGTCCTTTGCTCCAAAACAGACCTGTCCCCCACAGACCCCGTGTTTCTGGCCCGGTTAAGGAGTGTTTCAGTGGTGTTGGTTGATTGCTGTATAACACAAGGACAGCGAGGGAAGAACGAAGAGCACCATGAAGAACAGCTAGAGACCC GAAAAGGATCATCTCCCTCATCCCCGGAGTTGCCAGCATCCCCCTCCATCTcgggaacagagacagagaaatgcgGAAACTattcctgttctgtgtgtgacaaAACCTTCCACTTTTGGACTCAGTTCAGGCTTCATCAATATATTCACACAGGAAGGAGGCCTTACTGCTGCACCCTGTGTGGCAAGAGTTATAATCAAGAGGGACATCTCAAAGTACACcaacgcactcacacaggagagaggccctATTGCTGCTACCTGTGTGGCAAGAGTTTTAATCAAGAGGGACATCTCAAACGTCACCAGCGCATTCATTCAGGAGAGAAGCCTTATCaatgcactcagtgtggcaagagttttATTCAAGACGCACATCTCAAACAACatcagcgcactcacacaggagagaggccgtaccactgcactcagtgtggcaagaggtTTACTCAAGAGGGAAGTCTCAAACTACATCagcgcattcacacaggagagagccCGTACCActgtactcagtgtggcaagagcttcacTGTAGAGGGAAGTCTCAAAAAACATCagcgcattcacacaggagagaggccgtaccactgtactcagtgtggcaagagttttACTCAAGAGGGAAATCTCAAACAACACCGgcgcattcacacaggagagaagccgtaccactgtactcagtgtggcaagagttttACCCAAGAGGGAAGTCTCAAAAAACATCagcgcattcacacaggagagaggccgtaccactgtactcagtgtggcaagagcttcacTGTAGAGGGAAGTCTCAAAGTACATCagcgcattcacacaggagagaggccgcaccactgtactcagtgtggcaagcGTTTTACTCGAGAGGGAGATCTCAAAAAACATCAGCGCattcacactggagagaagcctcatcaatgcactcagtgtggcaagagttttACTGAAGGGGGAAATCTCAAACGACATCAgctcattcacacaggagagaggccataCCAATGCACTGAGTGTGGCAAGACTTTTACTGAAGGGGGAGGTCTCAAACAACATCagcgcattcacacaggagagaagcctcaTCAATGCACTCAGGGTAGCAAGAGCTTTACTGATAAGAGATATCTTAAAATACATCAGCACATTCACACTTGA
- the LOC105913011 gene encoding zinc finger protein 70-like isoform X5, with protein MQKLTDDKLLPRKTPTARSTLQLDSEGETHIDMMSHKQACLDLEKATQFITYALQHEVGRNQELCVLIRRLEEMEVETGRSLAEQAESNRQLKLKNDELQKHLEEKDNSLSQANQTVAFLKNELRDLHQQLRRQQSNHRTIQDVNESLQDGESQLKVEQMESYSSPLQSDQLTTAQESLVWSEPLVSAQESLVWSEPLVSSDAQSPLVLSSHHSLPVSSSAESPLVSSHTLVSADAQRLLEATVSGIKEEDADDGDEYNQPDRADPGTEQTPSPSEDIQTELMQEQEDKSSIPLVLCSKTDLSPTDPMSLSLSPVLCSKTDLSPSDHVSPVLCSKTDLSPTDPVFLARLRSVSVVLVDCCITQGQRGKNEEHHEEQLETRKGSSPSSPELPASPSISGTETEKCGNYSCSVCDKTFHFWTQFRLHQYIHTGRRPYCCTLCGKSYNQEGHLKVHQRTHTGERPYCCYLCGKSFNQEGHLKRHQRIHSGEKPYQCTQCGKSFIQDAHLKQHQRTHTGERPYHCTQCGKRFTQEGSLKLHQRIHTGESPYHCTQCGKSFTVEGSLKKHQRIHTGERPYHCTQCGKSFTQEGNLKQHRRIHTGEKPYHCTQCGKSFTQEGSLKKHQRIHTGERPYHCTQCGKSFTVEGSLKVHQRIHTGERPHHCTQCGKRFTREGDLKKHQRIHTGEKPHQCTQCGKSFTEGGNLKRHQLIHTGERPYQCTECGKTFTEGGGLKQHQRIHTGEKPHQCTQGSKSFTDKRYLKIHQHIHT; from the exons gtggagactGGGCGGAGTCTGGCGGAGCAGGCAGAGTCAAACCGacagctgaagctgaagaaCGATGAACTACAGAAACACCTGGAGGAAAAAGACAACTCACTGTCACAAGccaaccag acTGTGGCTTTCCTGAAGAATGAACTAAGGGACCTGCATCAGCAGCTGCGAAGACAGCAGAGCAATCATag GACAATTCAGGATGTGAATGAGTCGCTGCAGGATGGGGAAAGCCAGTTAAAGGTTGAG CAAATGGAGAGTtacagctctcctctccaatcAGACCAGCTGACAACAGCTCAGGAGTCTCTGGTCTGGTCAGAACCACTGGTCTCAGCTCAGGAGTCTTTGGTCTGGTCAGAACCACTGGTCTCGTCTGATGCCCAGAGTCCACTGGTCTTATCGTCTCATCATAGTCTGCCTGTCTCATCCAGTGCTGAAAGTCCGCTGGTCTCGTCTCACACGCTGGTCTCAGCTGATGCTCAGAGGCTGCTGGAGGCTACTGTTTCTGGGATTAAAGAAGAAGATGCTGATGATGGAGATGAGTACAATCAGCCTG ACAGAGCTGACCCCGGGACCGAACAGACCCCCTCCCCATCTGAAGATATACAAACTGAACTGATGCAG GAACAGGAGGACAAATCCAGCATACCTCTTGTCCTTTGCTCCAAAACAGACCTGTCTCCCACAGAccccatgtctctgtctctgtctccagtcCTCTGCTCTAAAACAGACCTGTCCCCTTCAGACCATGTGTCTCCAGTCCTTTGCTCCAAAACAGACCTGTCCCCCACAGACCCCGTGTTTCTGGCCCGGTTAAGGAGTGTTTCAGTGGTGTTGGTTGATTGCTGTATAACACAAGGACAGCGAGGGAAGAACGAAGAGCACCATGAAGAACAGCTAGAGACCC GAAAAGGATCATCTCCCTCATCCCCGGAGTTGCCAGCATCCCCCTCCATCTcgggaacagagacagagaaatgcgGAAACTattcctgttctgtgtgtgacaaAACCTTCCACTTTTGGACTCAGTTCAGGCTTCATCAATATATTCACACAGGAAGGAGGCCTTACTGCTGCACCCTGTGTGGCAAGAGTTATAATCAAGAGGGACATCTCAAAGTACACcaacgcactcacacaggagagaggccctATTGCTGCTACCTGTGTGGCAAGAGTTTTAATCAAGAGGGACATCTCAAACGTCACCAGCGCATTCATTCAGGAGAGAAGCCTTATCaatgcactcagtgtggcaagagttttATTCAAGACGCACATCTCAAACAACatcagcgcactcacacaggagagaggccgtaccactgcactcagtgtggcaagaggtTTACTCAAGAGGGAAGTCTCAAACTACATCagcgcattcacacaggagagagccCGTACCActgtactcagtgtggcaagagcttcacTGTAGAGGGAAGTCTCAAAAAACATCagcgcattcacacaggagagaggccgtaccactgtactcagtgtggcaagagttttACTCAAGAGGGAAATCTCAAACAACACCGgcgcattcacacaggagagaagccgtaccactgtactcagtgtggcaagagttttACCCAAGAGGGAAGTCTCAAAAAACATCagcgcattcacacaggagagaggccgtaccactgtactcagtgtggcaagagcttcacTGTAGAGGGAAGTCTCAAAGTACATCagcgcattcacacaggagagaggccgcaccactgtactcagtgtggcaagcGTTTTACTCGAGAGGGAGATCTCAAAAAACATCAGCGCattcacactggagagaagcctcatcaatgcactcagtgtggcaagagttttACTGAAGGGGGAAATCTCAAACGACATCAgctcattcacacaggagagaggccataCCAATGCACTGAGTGTGGCAAGACTTTTACTGAAGGGGGAGGTCTCAAACAACATCagcgcattcacacaggagagaagcctcaTCAATGCACTCAGGGTAGCAAGAGCTTTACTGATAAGAGATATCTTAAAATACATCAGCACATTCACACTTGA
- the LOC105913011 gene encoding zinc finger protein 70-like isoform X1, with protein MDEITQHIDMMSHKQACIDLEKATQFITQALQMDEITQHIDKQACIDLEKASQFITQALQHEVGRNQELSVLIRRLEEKEVETGRSLAEQAESNRQLKLKNDELQKHLEEKDNSLSQANQTVAFLKNELRDLHQQLRRQQSNHRTIQDVNESLQDGESQLKVEQMESYSSPLQSDQLTTAQESLVWSEPLVSAQESLVWSEPLVSSDAQSPLVLSSHHSLPVSSSAESPLVSSHTLVSADAQRLLEATVSGIKEEDADDGDEYNQPDRADPGTEQTPSPSEDIQTELMQEQEDKSSIPLVLCSKTDLSPTDPMSLSLSPVLCSKTDLSPSDHVSPVLCSKTDLSPTDPVFLARLRSVSVVLVDCCITQGQRGKNEEHHEEQLETRKGSSPSSPELPASPSISGTETEKCGNYSCSVCDKTFHFWTQFRLHQYIHTGRRPYCCTLCGKSYNQEGHLKVHQRTHTGERPYCCYLCGKSFNQEGHLKRHQRIHSGEKPYQCTQCGKSFIQDAHLKQHQRTHTGERPYHCTQCGKRFTQEGSLKLHQRIHTGESPYHCTQCGKSFTVEGSLKKHQRIHTGERPYHCTQCGKSFTQEGNLKQHRRIHTGEKPYHCTQCGKSFTQEGSLKKHQRIHTGERPYHCTQCGKSFTVEGSLKVHQRIHTGERPHHCTQCGKRFTREGDLKKHQRIHTGEKPHQCTQCGKSFTEGGNLKRHQLIHTGERPYQCTECGKTFTEGGGLKQHQRIHTGEKPHQCTQGSKSFTDKRYLKIHQHIHT; from the exons atggatgAAATTACTCAGCATATTGACAAGCAAGCCTGCATCGACCTAGAGAAGGCCTCTCAATTCATCACACAAGCATTACAG caTGAAGTAGGTAGGAACCAGGAGCTCTCCGTGTTGATTCGCCGTCtagaagagaaggaggtggagactGGGCGGAGTCTGGCGGAGCAGGCAGAGTCAAACCGacagctgaagctgaagaaCGATGAACTACAGAAACACCTGGAGGAAAAAGACAACTCACTGTCACAAGccaaccag acTGTGGCTTTCCTGAAGAATGAACTAAGGGACCTGCATCAGCAGCTGCGAAGACAGCAGAGCAATCATag GACAATTCAGGATGTGAATGAGTCGCTGCAGGATGGGGAAAGCCAGTTAAAGGTTGAG CAAATGGAGAGTtacagctctcctctccaatcAGACCAGCTGACAACAGCTCAGGAGTCTCTGGTCTGGTCAGAACCACTGGTCTCAGCTCAGGAGTCTTTGGTCTGGTCAGAACCACTGGTCTCGTCTGATGCCCAGAGTCCACTGGTCTTATCGTCTCATCATAGTCTGCCTGTCTCATCCAGTGCTGAAAGTCCGCTGGTCTCGTCTCACACGCTGGTCTCAGCTGATGCTCAGAGGCTGCTGGAGGCTACTGTTTCTGGGATTAAAGAAGAAGATGCTGATGATGGAGATGAGTACAATCAGCCTG ACAGAGCTGACCCCGGGACCGAACAGACCCCCTCCCCATCTGAAGATATACAAACTGAACTGATGCAG GAACAGGAGGACAAATCCAGCATACCTCTTGTCCTTTGCTCCAAAACAGACCTGTCTCCCACAGAccccatgtctctgtctctgtctccagtcCTCTGCTCTAAAACAGACCTGTCCCCTTCAGACCATGTGTCTCCAGTCCTTTGCTCCAAAACAGACCTGTCCCCCACAGACCCCGTGTTTCTGGCCCGGTTAAGGAGTGTTTCAGTGGTGTTGGTTGATTGCTGTATAACACAAGGACAGCGAGGGAAGAACGAAGAGCACCATGAAGAACAGCTAGAGACCC GAAAAGGATCATCTCCCTCATCCCCGGAGTTGCCAGCATCCCCCTCCATCTcgggaacagagacagagaaatgcgGAAACTattcctgttctgtgtgtgacaaAACCTTCCACTTTTGGACTCAGTTCAGGCTTCATCAATATATTCACACAGGAAGGAGGCCTTACTGCTGCACCCTGTGTGGCAAGAGTTATAATCAAGAGGGACATCTCAAAGTACACcaacgcactcacacaggagagaggccctATTGCTGCTACCTGTGTGGCAAGAGTTTTAATCAAGAGGGACATCTCAAACGTCACCAGCGCATTCATTCAGGAGAGAAGCCTTATCaatgcactcagtgtggcaagagttttATTCAAGACGCACATCTCAAACAACatcagcgcactcacacaggagagaggccgtaccactgcactcagtgtggcaagaggtTTACTCAAGAGGGAAGTCTCAAACTACATCagcgcattcacacaggagagagccCGTACCActgtactcagtgtggcaagagcttcacTGTAGAGGGAAGTCTCAAAAAACATCagcgcattcacacaggagagaggccgtaccactgtactcagtgtggcaagagttttACTCAAGAGGGAAATCTCAAACAACACCGgcgcattcacacaggagagaagccgtaccactgtactcagtgtggcaagagttttACCCAAGAGGGAAGTCTCAAAAAACATCagcgcattcacacaggagagaggccgtaccactgtactcagtgtggcaagagcttcacTGTAGAGGGAAGTCTCAAAGTACATCagcgcattcacacaggagagaggccgcaccactgtactcagtgtggcaagcGTTTTACTCGAGAGGGAGATCTCAAAAAACATCAGCGCattcacactggagagaagcctcatcaatgcactcagtgtggcaagagttttACTGAAGGGGGAAATCTCAAACGACATCAgctcattcacacaggagagaggccataCCAATGCACTGAGTGTGGCAAGACTTTTACTGAAGGGGGAGGTCTCAAACAACATCagcgcattcacacaggagagaagcctcaTCAATGCACTCAGGGTAGCAAGAGCTTTACTGATAAGAGATATCTTAAAATACATCAGCACATTCACACTTGA
- the LOC105913011 gene encoding zinc finger protein 70-like isoform X10: MDEITQHIDMMSHKQACIDLEKATQFITQALQHEVGRNQELCVLIRRLEEMEVETGRSLAEQAESNRQLKLKNDELQKHLEEKDNSLSQANQTVAFLKNELRDLHQQLRRQQSNHRTIQDVNESLQDGESQLKVEQMESYSSPLQSDQLTTAQESLVWSEPLVSAQESLVWSEPLVSSDAQSPLVLSSHHSLPVSSSAESPLVSSHTLVSADAQRLLEATVSGIKEEDADDGDEYNQPDRADPGTEQTPSPSEDIQTELMQEQEDKSSIPLVLCSKTDLSPTDPMSLSLSPVLCSKTDLSPSDHVSPVLCSKTDLSPTDPVFLARLRSVSVVLVDCCITQGQRGKNEEHHEEQLETRKGSSPSSPELPASPSISGTETEKCGNYSCSVCDKTFHFWTQFRLHQYIHTGRRPYCCTLCGKSYNQEGHLKVHQRTHTGERPYCCYLCGKSFNQEGHLKRHQRIHSGEKPYQCTQCGKSFIQDAHLKQHQRTHTGERPYHCTQCGKRFTQEGSLKLHQRIHTGESPYHCTQCGKSFTVEGSLKKHQRIHTGERPYHCTQCGKSFTQEGNLKQHRRIHTGEKPYHCTQCGKSFTQEGSLKKHQRIHTGERPYHCTQCGKSFTVEGSLKVHQRIHTGERPHHCTQCGKRFTREGDLKKHQRIHTGEKPHQCTQCGKSFTEGGNLKRHQLIHTGERPYQCTECGKTFTEGGGLKQHQRIHTGEKPHQCTQGSKSFTDKRYLKIHQHIHT, translated from the exons gtggagactGGGCGGAGTCTGGCGGAGCAGGCAGAGTCAAACCGacagctgaagctgaagaaCGATGAACTACAGAAACACCTGGAGGAAAAAGACAACTCACTGTCACAAGccaaccag acTGTGGCTTTCCTGAAGAATGAACTAAGGGACCTGCATCAGCAGCTGCGAAGACAGCAGAGCAATCATag GACAATTCAGGATGTGAATGAGTCGCTGCAGGATGGGGAAAGCCAGTTAAAGGTTGAG CAAATGGAGAGTtacagctctcctctccaatcAGACCAGCTGACAACAGCTCAGGAGTCTCTGGTCTGGTCAGAACCACTGGTCTCAGCTCAGGAGTCTTTGGTCTGGTCAGAACCACTGGTCTCGTCTGATGCCCAGAGTCCACTGGTCTTATCGTCTCATCATAGTCTGCCTGTCTCATCCAGTGCTGAAAGTCCGCTGGTCTCGTCTCACACGCTGGTCTCAGCTGATGCTCAGAGGCTGCTGGAGGCTACTGTTTCTGGGATTAAAGAAGAAGATGCTGATGATGGAGATGAGTACAATCAGCCTG ACAGAGCTGACCCCGGGACCGAACAGACCCCCTCCCCATCTGAAGATATACAAACTGAACTGATGCAG GAACAGGAGGACAAATCCAGCATACCTCTTGTCCTTTGCTCCAAAACAGACCTGTCTCCCACAGAccccatgtctctgtctctgtctccagtcCTCTGCTCTAAAACAGACCTGTCCCCTTCAGACCATGTGTCTCCAGTCCTTTGCTCCAAAACAGACCTGTCCCCCACAGACCCCGTGTTTCTGGCCCGGTTAAGGAGTGTTTCAGTGGTGTTGGTTGATTGCTGTATAACACAAGGACAGCGAGGGAAGAACGAAGAGCACCATGAAGAACAGCTAGAGACCC GAAAAGGATCATCTCCCTCATCCCCGGAGTTGCCAGCATCCCCCTCCATCTcgggaacagagacagagaaatgcgGAAACTattcctgttctgtgtgtgacaaAACCTTCCACTTTTGGACTCAGTTCAGGCTTCATCAATATATTCACACAGGAAGGAGGCCTTACTGCTGCACCCTGTGTGGCAAGAGTTATAATCAAGAGGGACATCTCAAAGTACACcaacgcactcacacaggagagaggccctATTGCTGCTACCTGTGTGGCAAGAGTTTTAATCAAGAGGGACATCTCAAACGTCACCAGCGCATTCATTCAGGAGAGAAGCCTTATCaatgcactcagtgtggcaagagttttATTCAAGACGCACATCTCAAACAACatcagcgcactcacacaggagagaggccgtaccactgcactcagtgtggcaagaggtTTACTCAAGAGGGAAGTCTCAAACTACATCagcgcattcacacaggagagagccCGTACCActgtactcagtgtggcaagagcttcacTGTAGAGGGAAGTCTCAAAAAACATCagcgcattcacacaggagagaggccgtaccactgtactcagtgtggcaagagttttACTCAAGAGGGAAATCTCAAACAACACCGgcgcattcacacaggagagaagccgtaccactgtactcagtgtggcaagagttttACCCAAGAGGGAAGTCTCAAAAAACATCagcgcattcacacaggagagaggccgtaccactgtactcagtgtggcaagagcttcacTGTAGAGGGAAGTCTCAAAGTACATCagcgcattcacacaggagagaggccgcaccactgtactcagtgtggcaagcGTTTTACTCGAGAGGGAGATCTCAAAAAACATCAGCGCattcacactggagagaagcctcatcaatgcactcagtgtggcaagagttttACTGAAGGGGGAAATCTCAAACGACATCAgctcattcacacaggagagaggccataCCAATGCACTGAGTGTGGCAAGACTTTTACTGAAGGGGGAGGTCTCAAACAACATCagcgcattcacacaggagagaagcctcaTCAATGCACTCAGGGTAGCAAGAGCTTTACTGATAAGAGATATCTTAAAATACATCAGCACATTCACACTTGA